From Micromonospora rhizosphaerae, the proteins below share one genomic window:
- a CDS encoding pentapeptide repeat-containing protein, whose protein sequence is MSETAERESSVSTGGRELRADCARCFGLCCVAPAFSASADFAIDKPAGQPCPNLRPDSRCGIHRDLRERGFPGCTVFDCFGAGQQVAQVTFGGRDWRADPVTAQRMFDTFAVMRPLHELLWYLTEALTLTPAGVLRDDLARALDETERLTEGSPEELIALDVDAYRGRVNALLSRAAERARAGRDGADRRGAVLIGVDLRRANLSGANLRGACLIGADLRGVDLGRADLTGADLRGADLRGADLSGCLFLHQSQLDAARGDHRTVLPATLRRPAHWYLNLTPARPGRPGRRHR, encoded by the coding sequence ATGTCCGAGACAGCGGAGCGGGAGTCGTCGGTGTCCACCGGCGGCCGCGAGTTGCGGGCGGACTGCGCCCGCTGCTTCGGGCTCTGCTGCGTGGCGCCGGCCTTCTCCGCCTCCGCCGACTTCGCCATCGACAAGCCGGCCGGGCAGCCCTGCCCGAACCTGCGGCCGGACTCCCGCTGCGGCATCCACCGCGATCTGCGGGAGCGGGGCTTCCCCGGGTGCACGGTCTTCGACTGCTTCGGCGCCGGCCAGCAGGTCGCCCAGGTCACCTTCGGCGGGCGGGACTGGCGCGCAGACCCGGTGACGGCGCAGCGGATGTTCGACACCTTCGCGGTGATGCGTCCGCTGCACGAGCTGCTCTGGTACCTGACCGAGGCGCTGACCCTCACCCCGGCCGGCGTGCTCCGGGACGACCTGGCCCGCGCGCTCGACGAGACCGAGCGGCTCACCGAGGGCAGCCCGGAAGAGCTGATCGCCCTGGACGTCGACGCGTACCGGGGTCGGGTGAACGCACTGCTGTCGCGGGCAGCCGAGCGGGCCCGGGCCGGTCGGGACGGCGCGGACCGCCGCGGGGCGGTGCTGATCGGGGTGGACCTGCGCCGGGCGAATCTGTCCGGGGCGAACCTCCGCGGCGCCTGCCTGATCGGCGCGGACCTGCGCGGCGTTGACCTGGGGCGGGCCGACCTGACCGGAGCGGATCTGCGCGGGGCGGACCTGCGCGGGGCCGACCTGAGCGGCTGCCTGTTCCTGCACCAGTCCCAGCTCGACGCGGCTCGCGGCGACCACCGCACGGTGCTGCCGGCGACGCTGCGCCGTCCCGCCCACTGGTACCTCAACCTCACCCCGGCACGCCCCGGACGACCGGGCCGGCGGCACCGGTGA
- a CDS encoding preprotein translocase YidC has product MGYRTRQGEQPVDPAHAEDGAVQAQVFQVETDTDVPAPEEGAPKPDIVTTDDGSGVAGGSSGSSSGGSSMPGHPDAPH; this is encoded by the coding sequence GTGGGATATCGGACACGGCAGGGCGAGCAGCCGGTCGATCCGGCGCACGCCGAGGACGGGGCCGTTCAGGCCCAGGTCTTCCAGGTCGAGACGGACACGGATGTGCCGGCGCCCGAGGAGGGCGCCCCCAAGCCCGACATCGTCACGACGGACGACGGGTCCGGGGTGGCCGGCGGCTCCTCGGGCAGCAGTTCCGGCGGCTCCAGCATGCCGGGACACCCGGACGCGCCCCACTGA